Genomic window (bacterium):
GAGCAGCAGCCAGCCGGCGAGAAAGGCGAGGCCGCCCAGCGGCGTGATCGCGCCCAGCCAGCGCAGTCCGCTGAGCGCGAGCGCGTAGAGGCTGCCCGAGAAGACGAGCGTCCCCGCCACGAAGCACCAGCCCGCCGCGCGCGCCGCGCACCGCCGCCCCGCTCGAGCACCCAGGCCACCGCGAGCAGTGCGACGACATGGTAGAACTGGTAGCGCAGGCGGCGGCGACGCGCATCACCCGGCTGCGCCGATCACTTGAGCATCACCAGCCGCGCGCTCGCCGCGCCCGCCGCCGTCTCGGCGCGGGCCCC
Coding sequences:
- a CDS encoding DUF423 domain-containing protein; this translates as MGARAGRRCAARAAGWCFVAGTLVFSGSLYALALSGLRWLGAITPLGGLAFLAGWLLLAWSFWRLR